TCGCTTATGAGTAATGGAGATAAACTGATTATGTACTTGTTCCTATTTGCAGCTTTAGGATGTTTGGTTTCATCCTCCACATGGCATACGTATTCATGCTTTGCTCATTATCCCAGTAGGGCCAATTTCGCCTGTATTGATTATTCAGGAATAACTTTACTAATTACGTGTTCAGTCATTGCTATTGAATATTGTGCATTGTACAATTACCCAAATTTGTCGCTAGCATTCATTATATTCACTATGGCTTGTGGGATTGGTGGATTTGCATTCAATTGGAGTCcttattttgataaaccTGAATGTCGTCCATTACGCATTGGATTTTTCATTGGATTATCATTTTCAGGCTCAACTGCTCTTTTGTGTCAATCATGGTATTATGGAGTATGGCATGCCATGTGGTTTACTTTACCGTTGTTTTACAAGAGTTTTGCATGGTATTTACTAGGAGTCGTGTTTTATGGTGGATTGATTCCAGAAAGATGGAGATTTGATGTgattattgaagaaaatagCGCAGTGGCTTGTAATCATCATTATGATGCCATTGATGTTATTGAGGATAAAGTGGGGCATGctggagaagaagaaattgatcaaattgaactggaattgttggatttggaattgCGTAGGTTGCAGAAAGTGGAAAATGCATTGAAGGAGGACTCTGACGCAGATTTATCTGCTGAGGGGGGCAATACTGGTAGTAATTTCGATGGTAATGTTGTTACTGATGGTGAACATGATAGTGGAACTGATtttgctgatgatgatgacgacgacGATTTTAAACGGTTAGTAAAgaaacatttcaaaaaagaacCAACTAAAACCCCCTATGCTAATAAATTTATGAGTTTATGGTGGGTGGACTATTTTTTGGCTAGTCATAACATTTGGCACATATGTGTTTTGTTGGGTATATTGGGTCATTATTCTTGTTTGGTGCATATGTttaatgaaatcaaaggTGTATAACCACCTTAATATATTTGATTCTTTATTTAGTTTGTGTACTGTGTATTCAAATCTGATTTTACTTCTACAAAGAGCATCTAATACGATGTAATGTGTTTATTCATAAGTTTCCTTTGGGAAGGGGAAAGTTGGTCcaacttgttgaatagACAACTTAGCAGCCCATTGACCAACATCAACAGCCTTGTCTAGAGTTTTACCTTGAACCAAAGATGCAATAAATCCAGCAGCAAAAGCATCACCAGCACCGTTAGTATCGACAACTTGTTCCttggccaatttttcaactggaTATTGGTGaacttcaacttctccATTACCTAAATCGGTTACTGTTACAGTAGGCTCAGTACCTTGAGTGAAGATAACAGTACGTGGAATTTGCTTGTTTTCTTTAGGCAATTTAACAATTTCCTTTGCAATGGCAACAACGTCTTTATGATCGACTTTCAAATCATGAGATTGGGCATATGCTTCAGCTTCTGATTCGTTAGCAATGACGTAGTCAACATAAGGCAAGACAGAGTCTAATTGATCCTTGAAAAACTGAGCAATAAAAGGAGCACTAAAATTAAGAGCTAATGgtttgttggttttggcGGCTTCTTTacccaacaacaagataGCTTCTGGCGAAACGGTTAAATGGAACCCACCAATGTAATAATGAGttgcattttcaacaatggacCAATTCTCGGgtttttgtaaatgttCGGGCTTGAAATGATTAGCGGCGGCTAAATCAGTAACCAAAAATCTATGATGATCATAAATCAAAGCAGCACACTTACCAGTAGCATAATCCGATTGGACCTGGTATTTAGTAGTTAAACCATATGCTTCATTGGCTTCATTTAAACGTTCTGCATAAACGTCATTACCAACGGATCCAAAGTAAACGACTGATTTTGGAGGCAAGATATATTGAGCGCCTCTAGCGGTATTTTGAGCAGCTCCACCAGCGACTAAAATCAAGTCTGGTTTTTGCAAGATTTCTTCGTAAATTGGTAAATGTTTGTCTTCAGCTAAGATTGCATCGTTGTCTTTTAAATCGTATTTGGTTAAATAGGATTTATCGACGTTGGTTTGAAGGTCCAAAAGTGGGTTACCTAAACAGACtaatttgaattgagtGTCGGACATTGTGATTGGTGTGGTGTGGATGTAAGAAAGAGAAATACGCGGGATTGAATGCTGTAGATTTCTGACtggtttgaatttgaaatgcTTGATTATTGtcgttgaaaaattcataTTTTCTCCctaaattttttcttttcaatgcGCATGATAATGTGCGTGTTTATCTGATGAAATATCTCGTGCGGAAGTAAACCTCTCTTTATAAACATAGCCCTCCGCTCGTGGGGCGGAAAGAGGGAGGGGACAGTGCGCACCCTTGGAAGCGCCAAATACCTATGACCAACTTATTCGAAAAGTGATCATGCAAAGTAATAAATATGTCACGGGAAGACTCGTTCTTTAAATGTAGGGTTTCTTATCGGTCAAACGTTTCCATGTAGGTTCTCTATTTAGTGTTTTGATGGAGCGTTGTGGTATGCGTGACTTCAACAAACGTGGTGGTGAATGTTTTTAAATTGTGTGTCGTATCGCATTTCGATTCAAGACAATGTGATCAACAAATCTAAAATCTTCAACCGTCAAACCCCAAACCCCAAACCCATTGTCACAAGTCCTTTGTGTGTTTTTCGAAAACTTCGTAGTGATGGCGGTATACAATTAATGTAAGTCCTTCGTTTTTCTATATCTAACTTGGTAGGTGGTGTTTGAATCCTTTCTCTTGAGTTAGGACGCTGGCAGTTATAGTAGAAGcttaatcaattctttggaTATTGAGATTTGCAGCCATTGAATTCGTGTCTATATTCTTATTATTGAAATAGGGGATACAATCTACGGTATTATGATACGAAAACACAGCTACTAAATAGCATTGGGTGTCTAACTTACTTTCGATAACTAGTTAAGTGAGTTACTGAGGTTATCTCCTTTAGGCATGAATGAAAATGTAATTGTGTTTACTGATGCGTCGTGTGGTCGTGTCGTATCTCAAACGCGATACAGCACAGATACTAGAGATACATTTTGCTAGAACGATGTGTTCACATTCCCATAAAGTACGAAGCTACAAACCTCTTATTTTAAAATCACTTATGACGCTCTTTGCTTCGACTACATCACAATGCAAAAGAGTTCATGCCATGTGAAaagttgttattgtttttttcattAACCGAGGTACGTCGTCGTTCCTCTCATTTTCGTCGTCTAAGTTTAATGTCGTAACATTTGTATTGTGTCGTAACATTGTATTTTATGAAAcagtaaacaaaaactgtcaaaaattttttttttctttccttttGACAACAAATTAATTTCCCAattcagaagaagaaagagcTTTCAGGGTCTATTTATCGTTAAGGTTTACCACTTTGCATTGTCATAATAATATAGACCTTATATAATACTGTGGTTTCAGCTACTTATATCATATTAACAAAGAAAGAACCGCTTTTGGTCAAACTTGTACAATATCACTAGCCGTTAATAGAGACAACAAATCACAACGGCAGTCTAGACTCACTGCCCATACACATACACGTCAATTACATTGCCATTTCTGCTTAAAGTTTACCGATTCCCCATTTGTCTACTGgatttcaaaatgtcaCTGTCGCCAATCAAGGCATCGCCTCAAAAATCTACCAACACCTTGTCATCTTCCTCGCGTGTTATTGATTCATTACAGTCCACAATTGACAAACTAACCGATGAAATAACCACTTTGAAACAGTCTAATCAAGaaaccaccaaaaagaACCAAATCCTAAGTCAAAGAAACGAATCATTTGTCGATCAAGTGGCCAACCTAAAAcatgaaaatgaaatgttgaatgCCATGTTGAAGCGTAAAGATCGTCGAATTGCCGACTTGGAAGATCAACACAACGAGCTCTCCagctcaattgaatctatCAACTTCCTGAATAAacaaatgaagatgagatGTGAAAATTTAGCTACAAATAATGATAAAACAATGGCTGAATATGAAAGCTTGAAGATTTCCTATGATGCTTTGGTTACTAGTTGTAAAGAATATAAGCAACATTAcaagaaggaaattgatGCCATAAGTGAAAATTTCGAAAATTACAAGGCTGCAAACTCAGCTAAGTGGgaagaattacaaaaacTGATTTCAAGTAACGATAAAGATGTCGATACGTTGTTGGACTCATTAGGTAATAAGAAGAAAGCAATGGATAATATCTATGTTCACAAGAATACCAAGGTTTTGCAGATTTTAACTACATTGGCTAATCTAGTCAAGTCGCATGGTCAGGAGAGTAAACATGTACTTAGTGATTGTTCAGATACAATTGACTATTTGTTAAACAAGTACCCTGATTTGAAtgagaaattgacaaagcATGAgcaagttgaaattgatataaattcaattcttgttgagTCAAAGGAAACTTTGAATAATACATcgtttgatgatgaggaagtTACATTGATACAATCGCCAGATTTGGAGAATGGAACCACCCCATGCAACAACACCTTGAGTAAATCAGCATCAGTAAGAAGGAAGTTCAGGAAAAACGGGGCAAATTCTAATAACTCCTCAGCTACTTCATCGCCAAACTTACCCCAATCAGCTCAATACCCACATAACCACCATCACACccaacacaatcaacatACCCAACACACTCCTTCCTCAAATCAACGAAATGATACCCATTCCAATGCATCTCAGCACCAAACATACCAACATCCACATTCACACGCACGTTCACAATCGCAACTGGAGCTGAGAAAACCAGTGGTTAATAACAACCTCataaacatcaacaaaccaagaaacaaaaacgGAACAAAAAGTAATGATGGCTCCTCATCAAATGGTGAACGTAATAGCAGTAATAATAGTGACAAGACAAGTAGGAGAAGATCAGGGTTTTATGGAAACTCCAATAAAGTGAGTAATGGAAGTAGTAACAAACATAAACGAAACTCCCAAATTATAGAAAACTCGATATAGAAACGGGGGAGAGGGGAAACGGATTTTGTATTAGAGGGGGGTTCTACTCAACGTTGGCTGTATACTTTTTATTTAAAAAATGTTAGGTTGTCTTAACTTTAAATAATTTAGAAGTTTCGTTGAATAGACTGCTTGTGTTTTGGATGTCTTGTAAGTTTTATAGAGGAGTTCAAGCAAATACACGATTGATAACGCAGTTTGACTACAATACACCTGTTGAGATTAAATTAATTATCATTTATTATAGTTCACAAACATCACAAAATCGAAAATGAGGAAGCATTACGTCTCAGTCATGGTAATGCACAACCTCAGATTCCAGACACGAAACCAAACTTCCACTGTGAACATACATGAGTCAAGTTAGCAGTACCAAGTTTGCCCATTGAAGCATCGAGGGTCATATTTTGGCATTTAAAACAATACCAAGCCATGACTTTTGCTCTTTTAAATTCGAAATTTTATTACAATTCAGAGCCAAAGTTGTATAAAAATATTTGTATATACAGATCAAGGACACGGAACATTTAGCCCAGTTtataaatcaaacaagCCAGAAATCAAGATCCTATACCATAATTGACTAAATAATATCAAAAGCAATCTGTACACAACAATATGCCTAAACGTATTCGAAAAGTATTTGGCAAAGATGgataaatttcaaaagattgcGCATTTTGAATTGTACTGCTTcagtttgattttggttttttatatattcaaacttttccaatGCATGAAAAATTTCGAATTGATGTTTCCCAAACCGTATATACATATTGTGACCTCGTTGAGTATGTGCTTGATTTGTGCATGGAAAATTCCCTTCAAAATTGCGGAATAAGAACTACACTTCAACCAACATTGTATGAAAAAGCTTACCAACTTCATATGTTAGAACCTTGTCGTATTGAGGTATAATCAGATTTGCAGTATATCGAACATACTCTGAAGATGCCCTGAAAGTAATACTTTATCAATCCCCTAAATTAACTTCCTTGGAGCTATACCGCCAGAGTGGTCtcaattattcaaaaaatcaTTGGCTCAATACCTTGACAAACGCTTGTATTTCCGGCCCATGATTCAGCATCCTCAAAAGCAAGAAAAATTAGTCGCTTATGTGGGCAGTTCCCCAATGCTAGTATTAGTTGGTGAGACCGCCCAAGGTACCTGCctttgttcaaatttgttcaCAAAAATCATTGTGATGTTAACTCCAAATCTACCTTTTGGTGTAGTCGGTTTTAATTTTCTTAGGTCAAACTGAATGGCTGGTACAAGTTTTGAATGCTCAATGGAGGGGAAAAAACCAAGACAAACTGTAACTTTTGAAAGGTTTTACACAGACAGTGAATTGCATACCATTTATAGAGCAGAAGGCCCTCATTGTTAGGAAAGGGTGGAAACAGGCTACAATTAACCTGTGTATCACTAAATATCTGTGCGCGAGGAATGATTCTCTTGAGTTAAGGCTTCACTAGATTTGACAAAACAGTTCAGcgctttttcaatttgctcTGATCTTATGCGAGTAACTTTTGTTTACAGGCCATCATGAGTAACTCGGAAGCCATTTGTCTAATTGACGGTATACCCCACAACTGTTCCATCTTCATAAcccaccaacaacaagtcTCTATACTTCTTTCGCCTTATCAACGTAGAGTATTTCTGGACATCCCGCGACTCGGGCTTTGGAAGCATGCACATATAGCTTAATTTCACGGTGGTTTTCATCTCCTCAGCATCTAGATGAGGTAGAGACCGCTGGATAATTTCGTTTTCCAGCTCAATAATGCCATTCCAGAAACCGACAATGAGATGCTCGCCATGTGGGACTATAGATTGGATACCGGATTCATTCAACTTGCAAACCTTTATAGGGTCGCTATGAGTTATTACTTTTTTACCAGTTGATCCTGACACTAAAGTACTGTTCATGGCGGCTAGAGATATAATTGGGTTAGGAACATGTGATGAATTGTGATACTGGAGTCTAAGTTTAACGTCTTTGTTTATGATCAGTGTTGAGGTCACGCTTTGAGTAATGGAAGGTTGAGGTAGAGTGATGTTTAACCCTATTATGTCTCCTGATTCAAATCCGATGTAAAGCACattatcaatgatgaaCATCTTCATGATGATGCCAAAGTCCTTCCTCCCTTgaatatcatcaaatttcaagttgTGCACTAAGTCATAAGGTGAGAAATTTGCTACTTCACGCGTGATACTTATAGGACCATCATTGAGTCGATAAATATCAATGTTGTTTGAGTCGGTGGTGGCTGGTGTGATCAAGTAACGATCCTGAAAGAGTACAACgttggaaaaattcaatGCATTGACGGGAAACTCGTACTGTAGTTTATCTTCTAGCCAAATCTTGATTGTTGAGTCTCGTGAATGGGTTATGATGTAAAGATGccatttcaacattgtcaAAACTGAATCAGTATGAGCAGTCCATGTGAGAGCCGGTCGTTTGGTGGGTAAATTCCATTTTATGATCACACCCGACTGGTCTGAAGTAAGTATATAGTCTTCAGATAGTGGTAATATATATGtaattggtgatttatGAGCACGTAGGGCGAAAACTCTCATTGTCAGTAGGTTAAGGCGGTTGATTGGCGACGGATTTGTGCGGCTTTGATAATCTCGATGAGCATTGAAAATATTAACAACCTCACTCTGTACAGAAGCAAGAGTATTCCATAAATATGGTTAAGCGGgaccatttttcaaagttggcATCTGAGAATGTTAAGGAGAGAGTGCAAGCCGCTAATGCTTTAATGCAAGAGTTGATAGAAGAAGATTCACCTGAAGAATGGGACTACACTTACAATCGTTTGATAAAAGGTTTAACCTCTACGAGACAAACAGCCAAATTGGGATTTGGAATGCTTTTAACTGAAGTTGTCTCCGAAGTGAAGAAGCGAGATGACTTGACTGTGGAGAAGTACTTAGACAAGTTGAATGAAGTTACTTCTGTTAAAGGTGGTAtgaaaggaaaagaagaaagagcACTCTTGTTTGGTCGTTTGTTTGGACTCAATGTTGTCATAAAAGTAGGATGGCTTGAAGAAGCTAGTGAAGCTGAATGGTTCCATTTCATTGatgttttggttgatttgttaAGTACGAAGCCTTGGATACGTGAAGCTGCAGCTGCCAGCTTGATTGGTGCCATCAAAACGGCCAATTCCAAAGTTGCTGATGTAATTTACttgaaagttttgcaaaaattgaatgacCTTGGTTTGAACCTTTCTACCGAGGGATTGGCTGTTTACTTGGCAATAGATAAGGGAGTAAGGTCAACACTTGCTGAAAAGATTGTCAATCCGAAATCGAATTGGAAAAACGGCGATCCCCTCCACAAAGGGAACCTACCAATATTGGCTAAGGTTTTGAAAGAcgttgaaattgttgacgAAAATGCAGAAGATAGGAAACAAAAGAGTAACTGGACTCCCAACTTACCATTTGTTTGGGATATTCttattggtgaatttgttaatttcaatgataaaGTGAAAGAACCACCGAAGAAGAAGCATAAGAAGAGCAGTGTAAGTAAGAGTGACGAGGTGATTGGTTTGAAAGAGTTTTACAAAGttgtcattgatgaatcCTTGTTCTCTGAGAAATCATCGCATGAAAGAAAGTACTGGGGATTTGAGATTTTCACCAAgtttttggcaaaattgGATCGCGACTTGGATGTGTTGTTTACTCCAAACTTTATGAGATGTTTGATTAACCAGTCGTCACACAAATCACGCACGTTACACGACATTGCTGTCAAAGTGTTGTCAACAATAACTGAAAAAGGCTCACATTCACCGGAAATAGCACCTATTTTACTCAGGTGCTTGTTGGATGAGTCAAGAGGTGGATGCTGGAACTTCGATTTGGTTACGAAATCGCGTACTATTGAAGGCATCTTGTCAATACCCAATATTGCGAACATATCCGTTGTTATTGCCAAATTTAATGACATGTTGAAGAGTCAAACAGCTACAGATGGATTTAAGTACTCAAATGATAATGTTCTCAAATGGTGTCTTGACAAATTGGTGCACTTGGTTAAGTTCAACAGAGACGAGGCAGTTGTAAAGGAAACTAttgagttgttgattaGAAATGCTTTTTTCGAAGTGGATGTATCGCCTAATGTCAGAAAACTAGCCCAAGAAAAGTTGAACTCTGTTCTTTCGGAGGTTTTATCTCACAGCAATGACTCTGGTATATCATGGACTAGATACTgtgttgaacaaattgcaCTGTTGGAAAAGACCAACAAATGTTTGGTTGAGTTTGATGAGGAGTTGGGAAACGTGCGCGATGAAACTGGAGAAATATTACACTCGATTTCGAGTAGCTCAAACAGGGATTTCCGCAGTGTATTCGgtttattgttttccaTGTgctttattcaattgtacATGGGCGATGAAGAAATCGTTCAAATAACTCAAGAATTAATCTCGCTTTACCAAAGTGAGTCGCAGAAAAACGATGACAATGTGGATACTGCCTTGGTCATGACTGAAATTCTTCTAAGCTTCATTACTAGAAAAAGCaccttgttgaaaaagttgtcCATGATCGTATGGGATCATTTCCTTTGTGGATATAATGAAGAGGGGCATTTGAGAATAAATGATGAATGTTTTGAGTTGTTATTTGATGTGTTGAAGGCAAGAGAGAATAAAGAGGGACAGAAGCAGCTATTTGAGAACGATGATGAGatggttgttgatggagaagatgacgatgaagaaggagTCGGAGAAGacgatgatggtgatggtgatggtgatgacgatgatgcagaagatggtgatgatgatgacgatgatgatgatgatgacgatgatgatggagaCGATGGAGATGATGGCgacgacgatgatgaaactgCCAACAACACAATGACCGACATCGACAGAGAAACAAATCTTAAACTCGCAAAAGCTTTGGGTATACCCACTGCCGAATCAGGAGAAGTCAAATTTGACGAGCTTTCTGACCTTGACTCATCTAACGACGAATACGAAAGCGACTCAATGGATGATGAACAAATGATGGCTATGGATGATCAGTTAtccaaaatctttaaaGAAAGGCAAGATATATTGAGCAGCGTTAGTTCAGGAAATAAGAGAAAGACAGAGGTTCATGAAGCACGTGAAAATATGatctttttcaagaatAGAGTGTTAGATTTGTTAGAAAGCTTTACCAAACATCATCCAAACGCTGAGTAcaacttgaaatttattGACCCAGTGGTAGCCttaatcaatttgacaTTGGACAAGAATTTGGGAGTTAAAGCACACAAGTttttaaaaacaaaaatcaGTAAAACCAAGGTCTATTCTACTGATAGGTCAGCTGGTGTCAAGGATGTTCCAAAATTCACTCAATGGACCAAAAGgatgattgaaaaattacaaaaccAAGCCTCAACTACCAAGTCATCTAACCAGGCCGTCATTGCTAGTTATAATCAAAGCTGTATCATCCTTGCAAAGAATTTGTTGGGAGTCGATTCATCGCAATTGGAGCTGGTTATTGATATATACGCTGAGTCCTTGAAACTGTGGgcattaaacaaaaataacaaaatcCAGCCATCCTTATTCTTTGACTTTGTTAACTGGTTAAACGATAAGAGGCAGAGTCTACCTGGGCAATAAAAAGCTATATGTATATaggttgcaaaaaagaatttaGATTGGTCGTGTAAACTTGTATAATTATGTAAACCAAtaaaatctttcaacaactaCCAATCCGTTTAccgaaaaaaaaattattcacATCAACAACGACAAAGAGACCATTTTACTCCACATCACCAATCTATTCATAACAAATGTCAGCACATAAACAAGCAGGTATCTCATTAAACAAGGCTTTCGCCATTGCTGCACAAACTTTGAGAAACTCATTGAAGCCAGAATTCAAGGCTGCTGCTGAAAGAAGAGGATTTGTTGAAGCCAAAGTTGCGGTTTACGAAAATGGTAAAGCTAGTGAACCAAGAGAATTGAAACCAATTGACAAATAGGAAAAGAGGAGATGTTCATAATCAGTATagaaaaaagaattgggaAAATACACGTTTAGgttttttgcaaaatgatCTTAGTACAATGGACTTCTATTTACAcaatctttttattttatctTCTCAAGTCTTCACCCAAGGTGGCAGTATCCATGTTTTggatcttcttcttcgtaTCAAGGGTGATTtcctcaatcaattgatctttAAGCTCTTCTGGTAAAGAATCAATCATGAGACGTAAATGTTCCAACTTGCCAAAATCACGTTGACCTTGTTCAATCTTTTCTGCTTCATAATTTGCGTGTTCTATTTCAtcagcttcttcttcatcaatcttaTCCTCgtcttgtttgtttgtcGATTCATCTAATAATTTGGATAATTCACTGTTTGGATCACTGAAaagttcaacaaatctaccatgttcaacaactttaccATTCTTACCAagtacaacaacaaattcgGACTTTGAAATGGTTGACAATCGATGGGCAATGGAAATGATTGTTATCTTTCCTTGTGAAGTCAAGTTCTTTAAGGTCTCGTTGATGAGTGATTCAGATTTTGAATCTAATGCTGACGTAGCTTCATCAAGGATCAAAATCTTAGGACGTTTAATCAATGCACGAGCAATGGCAATTCTTTGCTTTTGACCTCCTGATAGCGAAGCACCTCGACTGCCAATTATGGTGTCATATTTTTCGGGAAAGCTTTCTATAAAATCATGGCAATTGGCTTGCTTGCATACCTCAACTATATCACTCATCGAAAGCTTGCGAACCTGTTTTGGGGTAAGACCATAGACAATGTTCTCCAAAATTGTACCACTTAAAAGAATAGGCTCTTGTTGTACAATACCAATGATGTATCTTCTCAAATCACGAACTTGGATATCCTTAATATTTTCTCCACCAATCAATATCTCACCACCTTGGATATTGTAAGATCTTAAAAGTAATGCAGCAACTGTTGACTTCCCCGCACCCGAAGGAGCAACAATACAAGTGCTCGTTGAACTAGCAATGGAAAAGCTACAATGATCAAATACCTTGTCGTTGGGTCTTGTAGGGTAGCTAAAAGTGACATCTCTAAACTCAACCTCATTCTGCAAGTTGCCCGCCTTTTCTCCATTAATTGGATCAACATCACTCTTGTAGTCAATTAAACTGAAAAGTTTAACTCCTGCACCAGCTCctttcatcaattcaagATATGTCGTTGTTAAACTGTACAATGCCAGGTTGAAAAACTCCAGATACATTGTAAACGCCACCACGTCACCCGCGGTCATTTGACCCTTTTGCATGAGCCATATACCTAACGCAACACACGAGAGATAACCAGCATGATAAAGGGTATAAATACTGACTGAATAATTTGATTGGGCAAACGCTTCTTGTTTGGCAACTTTGACAACATTTCTTATTCTCGCACTATACTTGTTTAACTCCTTCTGTTCCCCTGTGAATGCTTTGACCAATCTGACTGCATTTAACGTCTCTTCACTGACTTTTGTAAGCCCCGCACTTGCATTTTGAAGCTTGGTTGACAATTTCCTAATCTTTTCTCCATACCATACTGACCCAATGGTTATTGGAGGTGAAATTAGCAACATGACTCCAAATAGCATTGGATTAATTGAGTACATCATATAAGAACTGATAACCCCGAACAACAAGTTCTTCAACCCGTCAGGTAAATTCCCTGTGATTGACTTACTAACAACATATGCATCACTTGATAATCGAGAAATCAAATCACCtactttatttttatcGTTGTCATAGAACTTCGCATCATGACGTAACAAGCTCTTCATTACCTTGGCTCTCAATCTAGCAACAAGTCGTTCACccaataatttcaatacCCAAATTCTGGcccaaaaacaaacagcACTGAGACACATAAATGGTACCATGAATTCAAATATAGTTTTAGCTGTATATCCCCACACCATTAACTCTCCATCAGCATTCCTGTTTCCTGAATTAAATGAGTCTAGTAGAGCACCAACTAATTTtactgctgttgttggGTATAGTACAGCACATAG
The sequence above is a segment of the Candida orthopsilosis Co 90-125, chromosome 8 draft sequence genome. Coding sequences within it:
- a CDS encoding membrane protein, whose product is MSTSTATELYSQGTDPASRFTSSRERNHKRNSSTVEELLIEKLDYFVSSIEARLNNFDIFFKWKEAHTDEELNDRPIKTTTNIYTGGATGNNLLSSRDRSDSTSSLQSLKEVSLMKLNLIRDRLRLIKKSVLSKGFTNVEFLYNLLTDQYDYLFNSVVDPDMLDDEKLTGEEAEEEEEEAAALGGGVGGGTSPREVLSDKLIDIIYYFDQKLTNIDDYLREKNAIVEGGIKDLQENQEQPHFINLRYFNFNRALKNAARNKYVHYYELPLMWRENKYIIQGYRFSLKHSEMWKSIFAWHNETMNIWSHLAGVGIVLYIGLVQFPSTTLFSLMSNGDKSIMYLFLFAALGCLVSSSTWHTYSCFAHYPSRANFACIDYSGITLLITCSVIAIEYCALYNYPNLSLAFIIFTMACGIGGFAFNWSPYFDKPECRPLRIGFFIGLSFSGSTALLCQSWYYGVWHAMWFTLPLFYKSFAWYLLGVVFYGGLIPERWRFDVIIEENSAVACNHHYDAIDVIEDKVGHAGEEEIDQIESELLDLELRRLQKVENALKEDSDADLSAEGGNTGSNFDGNVVTDGEHDSGTDFADDDDDDDFKRLVKKHFKKEPTKTPYANKFMSLWWVDYFLASHNIWHICVLLGILGHYSCLVHMFNEIKGV
- a CDS encoding Ado1 adenosine kinase — translated: MNFSTTIIKHFKFKPVRNLQHSIPRISLSYIHTTPITMSDTQFKLVCLGNPLLDLQTNVDKSYLTKYDLKDNDAILAEDKHLPIYEEILQKPDLILVAGGAAQNTARGAQYILPPKSVVYFGSVGNDVYAERLNEANEAYGLTTKYQVQSDYATGKCAALIYDHHRFLVTDLAAANHFKPEHLQKPENWSIVENATHYYIGGFHLTVSPEAILLLGKEAAKTNKPLALNFSAPFIAQFFKDQLDSVLPYVDYVIANESEAEAYAQSHDLKVDHKDVVAIAKEIVKLPKENKQIPRTVIFTQGTEPTVTVTDLGNGEVEVHQYPVEKLAKEQVVDTNGAGDAFAAGFIASLVQGKTLDKAVDVGQWAAKLSIQQVGPTFPFPKETYE
- a CDS encoding She3 protein (similar to S. cerevisiae She3p, localizes specific mRNAs to daughter yeast-form cells and to hyphal tips in C. albicans), which translates into the protein MSSSPIKASPQKSTNTLSSSSRVIDSLQSTIDKLTDEITTLKQSNQETTKKNQILSQRNESFVDQVANLKHENEMLNAMLKRKDRRIADLEDQHNELSSSIESINFSNKQMKMRCENLATNNDKTMAEYESLKISYDALVTSCKEYKQHYKKEIDAISENFENYKAANSAKWEELQKSISSNDKDVDTLLDSLGNKKKAMDNIYVHKNTKVLQILTTLANLVKSHGQESKHVLSDCSDTIDYLLNKYPDLNEKLTKHEQVEIDINSILVESKETLNNTSFDDEEVTLIQSPDLENGTTPCNNTLSKSASVRRKFRKNGANSNNSSATSSPNLPQSAQYPHNHHHTQHNQHTQHTPSSNQRNDTHSNASQHQTYQHPHSHARSQSQSESRKPVVNNNLININKPRNKNGTKSNDGSSSNGERNSSNNSDKTSRRRSGFYGNSNKVSNGSSNKHKRNSQIIENSI
- a CDS encoding Pol5 DNA Polymerase phi: MVKRDHFSKLASENVKERVQAANALMQELIEEDSPEEWDYTYNRLIKGLTSTRQTAKLGFGMLLTEVVSEVKKRDDLTVEKYLDKLNEVTSVKGGMKGKEERALLFGRLFGLNVVIKVGWLEEASEAEWFHFIDVLVDLLSTKPWIREAAAASLIGAIKTANSKVADVIYLKVLQKLNDLGLNLSTEGLAVYLAIDKGVRSTLAEKIVNPKSNWKNGDPLHKGNLPILAKVLKDVEIVDENAEDRKQKSNWTPNLPFVWDILIGEFVNFNDKVKEPPKKKHKKSSVSKSDEVIGLKEFYKVVIDESLFSEKSSHERKYWGFEIFTKFLAKLDRDLDVLFTPNFMRCLINQSSHKSRTLHDIAVKVLSTITEKGSHSPEIAPILLRCLLDESRGGCWNFDLVTKSRTIEGILSIPNIANISVVIAKFNDMLKSQTATDGFKYSNDNVLKWCLDKLVHLVKFNRDEAVVKETIELLIRNAFFEVDVSPNVRKLAQEKLNSVLSEVLSHSNDSGISWTRYCVEQIASLEKTNKCLVEFDEELGNVRDETGEILHSISSSSNRDFRSVFGLLFSMCFIQLYMGDEEIVQITQELISLYQSESQKNDDNVDTALVMTEILLSFITRKSTLLKKLSMIVWDHFLCGYNEEGHLRINDECFELLFDVLKARENKEGQKQLFENDDEMVVDGEDDDEEGVGEDDDGDGDGDDDDAEDGDDDDDDDDDDDDDGDDGDDGDDDDETANNTMTDIDRETNLKLAKALGIPTAESGEVKFDELSDLDSSNDEYESDSMDDEQMMAMDDQLSKIFKERQDILSSVSSGNKRKTEVHEARENMIFFKNRVLDLLESFTKHHPNAEYNLKFIDPVVALINLTLDKNLGVKAHKFLKTKISKTKVYSTDRSAGVKDVPKFTQWTKRMIEKLQNQASTTKSSNQAVIASYNQSCIILAKNLLGVDSSQLESVIDIYAESLKSWALNKNNKIQPSLFFDFVNWLNDKRQSLPGQ